The genomic interval TGCGCCACGGCCAGGACGTCCGGGTCCAGGTTCGCGGTCATCGCCTGCTCCCAGCGGGAACCCTGCGTTCGTCTATCCAGCGGTCCAGCTCTTCTGAGTCAAACAAGCATCGGCGGCCTAATTTTATATGCGGGATCCGACGCTGGGATACCCAGGCCCGAAGCGTCTGGGGTTTTACGCCTGTCCTTTCGGCTGCGGCCGCATAATCAATCAATCTTGCCATTCTGTCTACCTCCCGTTTTCTTGGTCAACGGCCGCAACTTACAGCATGGTAGATGAGCGGTCAATGCTTTTGCGCACCATTTTGGACACATGTGAGGGCAAAAACCTATCGCAGGGTTTTATATACGCTAAATATGGGGGATTCTGTGGGAAAATGTGGAAAACTGGAAAACGGGTTTAGTGTTGTACAGATTGGAGTTTTTCTATAATTTCGCGGGCGGTATCGTTTTTAATTTTGTCCAGGTCCGGCGGATCGTGGAAGTCGGATTCCCAAAAAGACCGATTGAAGTTCTTTCCATCAAGATCCAAGAACACCTCCCGGATAGTCTGCTGGGCTGATCTCTTCGCGCCGTTTGTGTTCCGCCGAACGTCGACACGGGCCACGGAATAAAGGGCAGTGGCGAGGTACTTCCGCGGTATGTTTCGGGTGAACCTGTAGTGATCTCCAGCCGGTGTGATCGTTCCCGTTTCAATGAGAATAGGCCGGACCCGCTGCCAATCAAAATACTGGTTCAGTATCTCATCAACTGCCCGGAGTCCGTCCAGGATTCCCTCCTGCCTCTGTTGCTGTACCGTCGGGGGCTCGATCAATGATACCCATAGGTTACGGTACTCCTTGAATATCTCTTCCCACAGCGGCCTGTATTTCTCCGGAAACTCCCAATCCACCCCCGGCGTATAATGTCGTCCAGGTGCAATCTGAGGGAGGATCTCTGCGACCGGCTCGGGGAGACCGAACGCGGGAACAGGGTAAAGATTCAGAAAAAAGTCCCGTATCAAGTTTAATTGAATTGTGTGCTTATCGATCTCGGGAGAGGACAGGAAAGAAAGAGCTCCCAGAAAGTCATGGAAATCCTCATGCGTTTTACAGGCGGTAATCTCTTCAATCCTGTCCGGGTTGTGGAGGTTTTTCTCGTAATCTTCTGCAGTCCATGTACTGATCCGATCCCGGGCTTGATCCTGCCATGCCTGCCATTTGCGATACTGGTAGAGGGCGGCCCCCATGCATATCTGTGCGGACAGGATTTTTTCTTCTGCCACTGCCTTGATACCGTCCGGGCTGTGGAAGCTGTACGTATCCCGGTGCTGGTGAATCCATTGTTCTTTTGAAATAATTTTTGTATGCATTATCCGCTTCCCTCCTGCGGTTCCCAGGAAATCAAGACCGGGAAAAGCGGTAGGGAATACCGCCTTTCAGTCCAGGTAATTAAGCTGGACCTATTCCCGGTCACATACATTTTACAGCCTGATGTGTCGGGGGTGCAATGCTTTTGAACCCCTCAAGGCGTCAGTCCGTGGGGATGCCGTCCTCGCCGTCCAAAACCTCAATCCCCTTACGGATCAAACGGTCCGCCATGGTAGCGGTGTCTACCTCATAAAGCGCAGACAGGGTTTCCAGGCGCCCGGCGGCGTCTCCCCCAATACGGATATTGAGCCCTCCGCGCTCTTGCTGGAATGCATCCAGGCCCCGCTGCAGCATTTTATCGAAAGTTGTCTGTTCATCTTCCCCGCGTACCTGTGCCAATGCCTGGAGCCGGTCTGCAGTGCCTGCGTTTAGTTCGATAGTTTGCATAAGTCCCTCCGTCCGGAATTTCTCCCGGATTCTTAATTTTTATACTCTCCATACGGAGAAGTATTTATGCTGTTTTACCCCCCTTCACTACCTTGAATAGTCGCCTCTGGACCCTCGCGACGTCCTCCATTTCTCCCGGATGGTAGTAATGCTCTGTCATGCTTTTAGATAAGTGCCCTGTAAGCCGCTGGATCTTTTCAATCGGGATTCTACTTTCAATAAGCATGGAGTTGAAAAAATGCCGGTGTGAATGGAAAACAATATTCCGGGCTTTCCGCTCCTCTTCCTTTATCCCGATTTTAGCCAGGGCCTTGTAAAATGGCTCAGTAAGTACGGTATCATTGGCCGGGCGTCCGGGCTTTGTGGTTGAAAAGAAAACATATTCCTGCGGATCGTCTCCCCAGGGATTCATCGATATACATTTTTGAATTGCCGTGCTCACAGTTTCCGGTATCGGTACAGATCGGGTTTCCTGTCCGTTCTTTGTACCTGGACGGTATCCACCTATAGAATCAGACCATACACCCCGGACAGTTACTCTTCCCGGCTCTATGTCTTCAATGTGAAGCCCCTGAATTTCCCCCAGGCGCAAGCCTGCAGCAGCTGACAGCATAGAAGCGGCATACGCGCGCGGGTCAGTGCTCCAGGGCTCTGCAAAGAGGCGCTGTACTTCGGCTTGTGTTAATACTCCCCGGGCTTTGTTCTTGATTGCCGCCCGTTCGATTCTCACATTGTAGCGTATCAGGTGCATTTCATCGGCAGCATTGATCAGGGCTTTAAGGCATCCAAGAATCTTGTTTATGGTGCTCCCAGAGTATCCTTCCTTGAAAAGCGTGTTTCTGAACCGGCGGACCGTGCGAGTATCAATATCCTGGAGCCGGACCCCGCCCAGGTGCTTTACAATATGCCTTTCCAGAATTTCGTTATACCGTCCGCACTGCTGCCGGGAGATACGTTTTCCGGCGCTTCTCTTGTTCAGGGTGTGTTCTCCGTCCCAGTCAAAGAAGTGACAGCGGATCTCCCCGGTTTCCGGGTCAGTTTCCCGGCGTGCCATGTCCTCTATGGTGGTAAAAGCTGCAGCACTAATCTTTCCTGCCTTACAATGCTCCCAGGCGACGGCTTCGGCTCTTTTTCTGGTGGTTTGCTTAGTGGTTCGCCCTGCAGTGTAGGTGCCGTCCGGCATGAGATACCGGGCATAGTAAAATTTCTGATTTTTTCTTTTGAAAAGTCGGAAAGGTGTTTTTTCGGGCATAGTCCCCCTCTATTCCAGGTGATCCGGTTTTCCGGTGTCATTCTGGTGTCAATAGAGATTTTGGAGCACTACGCCCGTCTTCGGGTAGTAGTTTTTAATTCGCTAACCCTTTGCAACGCAAAGAATTAGTTTGCCGGAGACCGGACTTGAACCGGTACGGGCTTATTAAGCCCGGGGGATTTTAAGTCCCCGGTGTCTACCAATTTCACCACTCCGGCGAAGTATTTTGTAAAAACGATACTACCCATCTTGCAGGAATCCGTCAAGCGCTGTTACCATTCGCACGGATATTATATATGAAGAAGAAAGCTGAGGCACCAAATATTGACGGATACGTGGATACCCATTTTCATGTTCTGCACTCTATAAAAATGGGCCTGTCTCATGAGGAGATTCTGGATGCTGCCTTTAACTCCGGCATGTCCTTCGGGATAGATATTGCCACCGGGCCTGAGGATTTTGACGAACGCCTGACTTTCGCTGCGGACTA from Marispirochaeta sp. carries:
- a CDS encoding helix-turn-helix domain-containing protein; the encoded protein is MARLIDYAAAAERTGVKPQTLRAWVSQRRIPHIKLGRRCLFDSEELDRWIDERRVPAGSRR
- a CDS encoding tyrosine-type recombinase/integrase; amino-acid sequence: MPEKTPFRLFKRKNQKFYYARYLMPDGTYTAGRTTKQTTRKRAEAVAWEHCKAGKISAAAFTTIEDMARRETDPETGEIRCHFFDWDGEHTLNKRSAGKRISRQQCGRYNEILERHIVKHLGGVRLQDIDTRTVRRFRNTLFKEGYSGSTINKILGCLKALINAADEMHLIRYNVRIERAAIKNKARGVLTQAEVQRLFAEPWSTDPRAYAASMLSAAAGLRLGEIQGLHIEDIEPGRVTVRGVWSDSIGGYRPGTKNGQETRSVPIPETVSTAIQKCISMNPWGDDPQEYVFFSTTKPGRPANDTVLTEPFYKALAKIGIKEEERKARNIVFHSHRHFFNSMLIESRIPIEKIQRLTGHLSKSMTEHYYHPGEMEDVARVQRRLFKVVKGGKTA